One Anaeromyxobacter diazotrophicus genomic region harbors:
- a CDS encoding flagellin N-terminal helical domain-containing protein translates to MSLSIRTNVASLDAQRNLSQTQLSLDSSLSKLSSGYRITKAGDDAAGLGISTSLDAQYKSYNQAVRNANDGLSVGQTAEAGFNEISNILTRMRELAMQASSDGVTDSQRSSMIDTERSQLSSEVDRIANSTKFNGVALLSGSATTLDFHVGIGSSGTNDVIGVSSVDVTASGLSIGSLDLSTKAGAVSALDTIDSALDTLSTKRATFGAVGNRLQSAINAVQTFAQATAAANSRIRDVDVAQETANMTRANILAQAGVSVLAQANQMPQMALKLLG, encoded by the coding sequence ATGTCGCTCTCGATTCGCACCAACGTGGCTTCGCTCGACGCGCAGCGAAACCTGTCCCAGACGCAGCTCTCCCTCGACTCGTCGCTGTCGAAGCTCTCGTCCGGCTACCGCATCACCAAGGCGGGCGACGACGCCGCCGGCCTCGGCATCAGCACCTCGCTCGACGCCCAGTACAAGAGCTACAACCAGGCCGTCCGCAACGCCAACGACGGCCTCTCGGTCGGGCAGACCGCCGAGGCGGGCTTCAACGAGATCTCGAACATCCTGACCCGTATGCGCGAGCTGGCCATGCAGGCCTCCTCGGACGGCGTCACCGACTCGCAGCGCTCGTCGATGATCGACACCGAGCGCAGCCAGCTCTCGAGCGAAGTGGACCGCATCGCCAACTCGACCAAGTTCAACGGCGTCGCCCTGCTGTCGGGCTCGGCCACCACCCTCGACTTCCACGTCGGCATCGGCTCCAGCGGCACGAACGACGTCATCGGCGTCTCCTCGGTGGACGTGACCGCCAGCGGCCTCTCCATCGGCAGCCTCGACCTCAGCACGAAGGCCGGCGCGGTCAGCGCGCTCGACACCATCGACTCCGCGCTCGACACCCTCTCGACCAAGCGCGCCACCTTCGGCGCCGTCGGCAACCGGCTGCAGAGCGCCATCAACGCGGTGCAGACCTTCGCCCAGGCGACGGCCGCCGCCAACAGCCGCATCCGCGACGTCGACGTGGCCCAGGAGACGGCCAACATGACGCGCGCCAACATCCTCGCCCAGGCCGGCGTCTCCGTCCTCGCCCAGGCGAACCAGATGCCGCAGATGGCCCTGAAGCTCCTCGGGTAG